The sequence AAAAGATGGATATTTAACAGTATGAAAAACTTTAAATATATTGTTTCTACTCCTAACATTCTTATGGAAAAGAAAGGATATTTTAAAGGGAAACCGGCTATACTTGTTTCTGCGGGACCTTCTCTTGATGATGAGATTGAAAATCTTAAGTATATAAAGGAAAAAGGATTAGCTTATATTTTCAGTGTGGGTTCGGCTATAAATACTCTTATATATAATGATATATATCCTCATGCAGCATGTACATATGACCCGACGGCAAATAATCAGAAAGTATTTGCAAAGGTAAAAGAACAAAATATATCGGATATTCCGATAATATTCGGGAGCAGTGTAGGATATGAAACCCTTATAGATTATCCGGGAGAAAAATATCATATGATCACGAGTCAGGATACTGTTTCAAATTATTATTTGAAGACAGAAGACGAGAGCAAAATGAATATAGTTTTTGATGCACCTACAATAGCTGTAGTTACACTTCAACTTCTTTATCAACTGGGATTTGATCCTATAATTCTTGTAGGACAAAATTTGGCTTATAAAGGTAAGAAGAGACATTCGGAAGGAATAGAGTACAGCAAAGATATTTCCAAAGAAGAGATAGAAAAGGGAATCTGGGTAAAATCTGTAGACGGAAGCGAAGTTTTGACTAATGAAGGCTTTAATAGGATGAGAAAACAGATGGAATATTATATAAGCATATTCACCGGCTTAAAGGTCATCAATACAACTAAAGGCGGAGCAAATATTGAAGGAACGGGTTTTAAAGAGTTGAGAGATATAATAGGTGAATATTTAACAGATGAGGTATTTGACGAAAATTGGTTGAACGGTACCAAAGTTATTTATGATAAAGAATATTTAAAAGCTCAGGCTGATAAAATGGACAAATCTCATAGTGAGGCATTAAAAATCATAAGGGAATATAGAGAAGTAATAGAGAAAATATTCAATTTGGTTAAAAATCAAAATTTTAGTCAGTCAGAGAATATGTATTCAAAGCTCGACAATATAAGATTTAAGATGAACGATAATGATTTTTTCAAAACATTTATTCTTCCTATGAACAGGGTCAACTACAAAGTATTGATTGACGGGATAGAGAGCATGAAATCCGAAAGGGCGCCGCTTATGAAAGGACTTAGGATTATCAGTACTTTTAAAAATTTTGTGGAAGTGTGCAACAACGATATTAAATTAATAGAGCCTGTGTATAAAGAAATGAATGAGGATGTATTATCTTTTATTGAGGGATGATGTGATGAAGACAAATTTGGAAAATGTATTTGTATTGCCAGATTATACTATAAGAATGGTACTGGAAAAATTGGATAAGGGGGGCAGAGGAATAGTACTGGCCGTAGATAAAGATAAAAGACTAATAGGTACTGTTACGGATGGAGATATAAGGAGGGCACTCCTTAATGGTGTAACTTTAAATAATTCTATAAAGGATATTATTCATTATAATTCGGTATATGCTAAAATCGGAACAACAAGAGAAGATATAAAGGATATATTTATAAAAAAAGCAATAAAACAGCTTCCGATAGTAGATGACTTTGGCAGAGTTTTAGACTTAATAAGTATTAATGATATATTGCTTCCCAAGGGAAAAGAAAATCCTGTATTGATAATGGCAGGAGGTTTGGGTTCAAGACTAAAAAATCTGACAAAAGAAGTTCCGAAACCAATGCTAAAGGTAGGACAAGATCCCATTCTTTATCATATTATCAATAATTTTAAACAGTATGGATATAACAATATACTTATTTCTGTTAATTATAAGTCGGAAATAATAGAAAATTATTTTCAGAATGGTTATGCTTATGGAGTCAAGATAGAATACATAAAAGAGAAGAAAAGGTTAGGAACGGCAGGAAGTATATACCTTGCAAAAGATTATCTTGATAAACCTTTTTTTGTCATTAACGGAGATATATTTACGAATTTAAATGTAGACAATATGATGAAATTTCATTTAGAAAATGGATTCCCTATGACTGTTGGAACTAAGAAGTATTTTTATCAGATACCTTATGGAGTGATTCAGCCTAAGGGAAATGCCGTAGAAAAAATTGTGGAAAAACCGGAGATAGAATATTTGATTAACGGAGGGATATATTGTTTGAATCCTGAGGTGATAAAATATATACCGGAAAATAAATATTTTGAGATTACAGATTTGATAAATATTTGCATAGATAAAGGACTAAATGTAGGAAATTATGAAATAGAAGAATATTGGATGGATATAGGAAAGATAGATGATTATAATAAGGTCAATGATGATGTTGAAAATATAGTTTATTTAAAACAGTGAGGGTGGTTAGAGTGATTTGTGGTAAGAAAGTTGTAGGCATTATTCCTGCAAGAGGTGGGTCAAAAGGGATACCAAGGAAGAACATTAAAAATCTCTGTGGGAAACCTCTTATTGCATGGACTATAGAAGAGGCTCTGAAAAGCAAATATATTGATAGATTGATTGTTTCGACGGAAGATAAGGAAATAGCTGAAATAAGCAGGGAATATGGAGCAGA is a genomic window of Acidilutibacter cellobiosedens containing:
- a CDS encoding motility associated factor glycosyltransferase family protein: MILTDNINILRESCPQSWEKIKSIENNLDLSMVHVEPAKKEGQTLFINQGNKKVYMHSKYDPLKEAGTIVDGYKDVKDGSSVIFYGTGLGYHIEIFLKKHPNVNYYIVESVPEILYTYLSEKSLKELPAKRLKGIILGIDEQEIVSFLNNIIDKTRKDTIIVELPIHKSIFPKEYERFLDIFKRTIKNKKSELHTEYSFQKRWIFNSMKNFKYIVSTPNILMEKKGYFKGKPAILVSAGPSLDDEIENLKYIKEKGLAYIFSVGSAINTLIYNDIYPHAACTYDPTANNQKVFAKVKEQNISDIPIIFGSSVGYETLIDYPGEKYHMITSQDTVSNYYLKTEDESKMNIVFDAPTIAVVTLQLLYQLGFDPIILVGQNLAYKGKKRHSEGIEYSKDISKEEIEKGIWVKSVDGSEVLTNEGFNRMRKQMEYYISIFTGLKVINTTKGGANIEGTGFKELRDIIGEYLTDEVFDENWLNGTKVIYDKEYLKAQADKMDKSHSEALKIIREYREVIEKIFNLVKNQNFSQSENMYSKLDNIRFKMNDNDFFKTFILPMNRVNYKVLIDGIESMKSERAPLMKGLRIISTFKNFVEVCNNDIKLIEPVYKEMNEDVLSFIEG
- a CDS encoding nucleotidyltransferase family protein: MKTNLENVFVLPDYTIRMVLEKLDKGGRGIVLAVDKDKRLIGTVTDGDIRRALLNGVTLNNSIKDIIHYNSVYAKIGTTREDIKDIFIKKAIKQLPIVDDFGRVLDLISINDILLPKGKENPVLIMAGGLGSRLKNLTKEVPKPMLKVGQDPILYHIINNFKQYGYNNILISVNYKSEIIENYFQNGYAYGVKIEYIKEKKRLGTAGSIYLAKDYLDKPFFVINGDIFTNLNVDNMMKFHLENGFPMTVGTKKYFYQIPYGVIQPKGNAVEKIVEKPEIEYLINGGIYCLNPEVIKYIPENKYFEITDLINICIDKGLNVGNYEIEEYWMDIGKIDDYNKVNDDVENIVYLKQ